From the Sphingomonas aliaeris genome, one window contains:
- a CDS encoding GNAT family N-acetyltransferase — MLDRFIADTYVLDMDGPGKGGQPRTSTLRKNRYHEKTLAEHGTLDWQFLTGQTIDSAAFDAMAAVEASSWIAARTNGADAKFTATGHGAFWRSVATDPVLAGMLWAAVLRVGGKAAAFSFDINVPGLKYAIANSFDPAFAKSSPGKLLYHRNLVRARTDGIHRVDWGAGDSGYKQTIGAERGQAIRDWLLIRPRVPAMLGRTLRRIWERSGQTQKVTH, encoded by the coding sequence GTGCTGGATCGGTTCATCGCCGACACCTATGTGCTCGACATGGATGGCCCCGGCAAAGGCGGGCAGCCGCGCACATCGACGTTGCGCAAGAACCGGTACCACGAAAAGACGTTGGCGGAACACGGTACGCTCGACTGGCAGTTCCTGACGGGGCAGACGATCGATTCCGCCGCGTTCGATGCGATGGCGGCGGTGGAGGCGTCCAGCTGGATAGCGGCGCGAACCAATGGAGCCGACGCCAAATTTACCGCGACCGGACACGGCGCGTTCTGGCGAAGCGTCGCGACCGACCCCGTTCTTGCCGGGATGCTATGGGCCGCTGTCCTGCGCGTCGGTGGCAAGGCGGCGGCATTCTCGTTCGATATCAACGTGCCGGGCCTGAAGTACGCGATCGCCAACAGCTTCGATCCGGCCTTTGCGAAATCGTCGCCGGGCAAGCTCCTCTATCACCGGAATCTGGTCCGGGCCCGCACCGACGGTATCCATCGCGTCGACTGGGGTGCGGGGGATAGCGGCTATAAGCAGACGATCGGCGCCGAACGTGGCCAGGCGATCCGCGACTGGCTGCTCATCCGGCCGCGCGTACCGGCGATGCTTGGCCGGACGCTCCGTCGTATCTGGGAACGGAGCGGACAGACGCAGAAAGTCACGCACTGA
- the lnt gene encoding apolipoprotein N-acyltransferase, translating into MVDTNSSAATRFAPLLSLALGALSATGFAPLDWWPVTLVCLGAWLWLVYDARTLRQALFRGWLFGVGQFTIGNVWIQRAFTFQDTMPHWLGYGAVLLLALYLAVYPLLAAGFAWRLASPRSAGDVGTPPGAAFALVFGAGWAVTEWLRGTMFTGYPWNPLGIIWLPVTGVANVAAWVGTYALSGLTIAAAGLILPLLWRRWKPALLAIVPLALLAVVGLANSPVPTASTAATPRVRVVQPDLDQEERPQDDYAEMNLQALLRLNGKPGPAPRLIVWPEGAVRFMLEDGYPPEAYWQGYAATARRRIAALLGPSDVVLTGGNAIQFDRRGEMVSATNSVFAIDRSARILGRYDKAHLVPYGEYLPARPLLSRIGLNRLVPGDTDFIDGPGPRGLTLPAFGTIGMQICYEIIFSGEVVDLAKRPAMLFNPSNDSWYGPSGPPQFLAQARLRAIEEGLPIIRSTPTGISAIIAADGRLLATVPSDTSGAIELPMPAALPPTVFARAGNWMVLVVAAMLMSFAIAFRRRRG; encoded by the coding sequence TTGGTCGATACGAATTCGAGCGCCGCGACACGCTTCGCTCCTCTCCTGTCGCTCGCACTCGGCGCGCTGTCGGCGACCGGGTTTGCGCCGCTCGACTGGTGGCCCGTCACGCTCGTCTGCCTCGGCGCCTGGTTGTGGCTGGTCTATGATGCGCGCACCCTGCGGCAGGCGCTGTTTCGCGGCTGGCTGTTCGGCGTCGGCCAATTCACAATCGGCAATGTGTGGATCCAGCGGGCGTTCACGTTCCAGGATACGATGCCGCACTGGCTGGGCTATGGCGCGGTCCTCCTGCTCGCTTTGTATCTTGCGGTCTATCCGTTGCTTGCGGCGGGCTTTGCATGGCGACTGGCAAGTCCGCGTTCGGCCGGGGACGTCGGGACCCCGCCCGGCGCTGCGTTCGCGCTGGTATTCGGCGCGGGCTGGGCCGTTACCGAGTGGCTGCGCGGAACGATGTTCACCGGCTATCCGTGGAATCCGCTAGGGATCATCTGGCTGCCGGTAACGGGCGTCGCCAACGTGGCCGCCTGGGTCGGCACCTACGCTTTGTCCGGCCTCACGATTGCCGCCGCAGGACTGATCCTGCCGCTCCTATGGAGGCGGTGGAAGCCCGCGCTTCTCGCGATCGTGCCGCTCGCTTTGCTTGCGGTTGTCGGTCTTGCCAATTCACCGGTGCCGACGGCTTCCACCGCCGCCACGCCGCGCGTTCGCGTCGTCCAGCCGGATCTCGATCAGGAGGAACGCCCGCAGGACGACTATGCCGAGATGAACCTGCAGGCGCTGCTCCGGCTGAACGGCAAGCCCGGCCCCGCGCCCCGCCTGATCGTCTGGCCAGAGGGCGCCGTGCGCTTCATGCTGGAGGACGGCTATCCGCCCGAAGCCTATTGGCAAGGCTATGCCGCAACCGCGCGTCGCCGGATCGCCGCTTTGCTCGGCCCGAGCGACGTCGTGCTCACCGGCGGCAACGCGATCCAGTTCGACCGCCGCGGAGAGATGGTATCGGCAACCAATTCCGTCTTCGCGATCGACCGGTCGGCACGCATCCTCGGCCGCTACGACAAGGCGCATCTGGTGCCCTATGGCGAATACCTTCCGGCCCGCCCCTTGCTCTCCCGCATCGGCCTCAACCGCCTCGTCCCCGGCGACACGGATTTCATCGACGGTCCGGGCCCGCGCGGGCTGACCCTGCCCGCCTTCGGGACGATCGGCATGCAGATCTGCTACGAGATCATCTTCTCGGGCGAGGTCGTGGACCTGGCAAAGCGCCCGGCGATGCTGTTCAATCCGTCGAACGATTCCTGGTACGGCCCGTCCGGCCCGCCGCAATTCCTCGCGCAGGCACGATTGCGGGCGATCGAGGAAGGACTGCCGATCATACGCTCCACGCCCACGGGCATATCCGCGATCATCGCCGCCGACGGCCGGCTGCTCGCGACGGTGCCGAGCGACACATCGGGCGCGATTGAACTGCCGATGCCCGCCGCGCTTCCGCCGACAGTGTTCGCACGCGCCGGTAACTGGATGGTGCTCGTCGTAGCGGCCATGCTGATGTCGTTCGCAATTGCCTTCCGTCGCCGGCGAGGCTAG
- a CDS encoding amidase has product MRIAPILLLTTAIGAAPAQAQVSVEERSITDLQTMMGKTSSSEAITRAYLGRIAAMDRTGPTLRSIIAINPDALAQAKASDARRRARKSLGPLDGVPILIKDNIETLDPVATTAGSLALKDNITHRDAPVVAGLRAAGAVILGKTNLSEWANIRSTASISGWSAVGGLVRNPYALDRTACGSSSGSGAAIAASFAAAALGTETDGSVVCPSAMNGLVGLKPTIGLVSRTHVVPISHSQDTPGPMARNVRDVALLFSAMIGADPADPSTAGAGRYAHDYTRTLSTNALRGVRVAVLRPDMPAAMKPVYDAALADLKKAGAILIDVGAPKADGLGDAEFDVLKTELKADLDAYLATTPASVKTRSLDQVIAYNAANAGSEMSFFGQEIFQMAAETRGLADAEYLGLRAKSLRLSGPEGIDAMLKTANAASLVAPTYGLPWLSDTVSGDRSTGPSASEMPAVAGYPHLTVPMGLAKGLPVGLSFIATAFDDQRVLNAGYAYEQASKSRVPPRYLPVADAGQGLDGRR; this is encoded by the coding sequence ATGCGCATCGCCCCCATCCTGTTGCTTACGACTGCCATTGGTGCCGCTCCGGCGCAGGCACAGGTGTCGGTCGAGGAACGGTCGATCACCGACCTGCAGACGATGATGGGGAAGACTTCGAGCAGCGAGGCGATCACGCGCGCCTATCTCGGCCGCATCGCTGCGATGGATCGCACGGGGCCGACGCTTCGCTCGATCATCGCGATCAATCCCGATGCGCTGGCACAGGCAAAGGCCAGCGATGCCCGGCGCCGCGCGCGCAAGTCTCTGGGGCCGCTGGACGGCGTTCCGATCCTGATCAAGGACAATATCGAAACGCTGGATCCAGTCGCGACCACTGCGGGCAGTCTCGCCCTGAAGGACAATATCACGCACCGCGATGCGCCCGTCGTCGCGGGCCTGCGCGCGGCTGGCGCGGTGATCCTTGGCAAGACCAATCTCAGCGAATGGGCCAACATCCGATCCACCGCCTCGATCAGCGGGTGGAGCGCCGTCGGTGGCTTGGTGCGCAACCCCTATGCGCTGGACCGCACGGCGTGCGGATCGTCCAGCGGATCCGGCGCAGCGATTGCCGCCAGTTTCGCCGCCGCTGCGCTGGGAACGGAGACCGATGGCTCGGTCGTTTGTCCGTCGGCCATGAACGGGCTGGTCGGGCTGAAACCGACGATCGGGCTGGTCAGCCGCACGCATGTCGTTCCGATCAGCCATAGCCAGGATACGCCGGGACCGATGGCGCGCAACGTTCGCGACGTCGCGCTGCTGTTCTCGGCGATGATAGGGGCGGATCCGGCCGACCCTTCCACCGCCGGCGCCGGGCGATATGCGCATGATTACACCAGGACTCTGTCGACCAACGCGCTTCGTGGCGTTCGTGTCGCGGTACTTCGCCCGGACATGCCGGCGGCGATGAAGCCGGTGTACGACGCGGCGCTCGCCGATCTGAAGAAAGCGGGCGCCATCCTGATCGACGTCGGGGCGCCGAAGGCCGACGGGCTCGGGGATGCCGAGTTCGACGTTCTGAAGACCGAGTTGAAGGCCGATCTCGATGCGTATCTTGCGACGACCCCGGCAAGCGTGAAGACGCGGTCGCTGGATCAGGTCATCGCCTACAATGCCGCCAATGCGGGAAGCGAGATGTCGTTTTTCGGGCAGGAGATCTTCCAGATGGCGGCCGAGACCCGAGGGCTGGCCGATGCCGAGTATCTCGGCCTGCGGGCTAAGTCGCTGCGCCTGTCCGGACCAGAGGGGATCGACGCGATGTTGAAGACCGCGAATGCAGCGAGCCTCGTCGCGCCGACCTATGGCCTGCCGTGGCTGAGCGATACCGTGTCCGGAGATCGATCGACCGGCCCCAGTGCTAGCGAGATGCCTGCGGTGGCCGGCTATCCCCATCTCACCGTGCCGATGGGGCTGGCGAAGGGATTGCCCGTCGGGCTGTCGTTCATCGCCACGGCGTTCGACGATCAGCGCGTGCTGAACGCCGGCTATGCGTACGAACAGGCGAGCAAATCGCGCGTTCCGCCGCGATATCTGCCGGTCGCCGATGCAGGGCAGGGGCTGGACGGACGTCGCTAG
- a CDS encoding VOC family protein yields MIRPFHLAFPVHDLAAARAFYGGVMGCAEGRSSERWIDFDLFGHQIVAHLDPQAQSVVVSNPVDGHDVPVPHFGVVLTMPDWQALAARVEAAGITFGIAPHIRFKGQPGEQATMFFRDPSGNALEFKAFADDAMLFAT; encoded by the coding sequence ATGATACGCCCATTCCACCTCGCCTTTCCCGTCCACGATCTCGCCGCGGCGCGCGCCTTTTACGGCGGCGTGATGGGGTGTGCGGAGGGCAGGAGCAGCGAGCGCTGGATCGACTTCGATCTGTTCGGCCATCAGATCGTCGCGCATCTCGATCCGCAGGCGCAGTCCGTCGTCGTGTCGAATCCGGTCGACGGACACGATGTGCCCGTGCCGCATTTCGGGGTCGTGCTGACGATGCCGGACTGGCAGGCGCTGGCGGCACGAGTGGAGGCGGCGGGCATAACGTTCGGCATCGCGCCGCATATCCGCTTCAAGGGGCAGCCGGGCGAGCAGGCGACGATGTTCTTTCGCGACCCATCGGGCAACGCCTTGGAGTTCAAGGCGTTTGCGGATGACGCGATGCTGTTTGCGACATGA
- the metK gene encoding methionine adenosyltransferase, translated as MRASFLFTSESVSEGHPDKVADQISDTIVDLFLAKDPQARIACETLTTTQLVVLAGEIRGKGIYENGEWAPGVLEEIEAAVRNTVKEIGYEQTGFHWNSFRFENNLHGQSAEIAMGVDEGANKDEGAGDQGIMFGYATDETPGLMPATLYYSHKILERMAADRHSGAAPFLEPDAKSQVTLEYKDEKPVRATALVVSTQHKPGYCLQGDNANPELYQELHAYVTKVLTETLPDGFVTEETKTYINPTGAFEIGGPDGDAGVTGRKIIVDTYGGAAPHGGGAFSGKDPTKVDRSAAYVARYLAKNVVAAGLAKRVTIQLSYAIGIAEPLSVYVDTHGTGTVAEAKLEEVLPQLVRLTPKGIREHLKLNQPIYKRTAAYGHFGRDPEGEGFTWEKTDLVDALKAAVA; from the coding sequence ATGCGCGCTTCGTTTCTCTTTACCTCCGAATCGGTTTCCGAGGGTCATCCGGACAAGGTCGCGGACCAGATCAGCGACACGATCGTCGATCTGTTTCTGGCCAAGGACCCGCAGGCGCGCATCGCCTGCGAAACGCTGACGACCACCCAACTCGTCGTGCTGGCCGGCGAAATCCGCGGCAAGGGCATTTACGAGAATGGCGAATGGGCACCGGGCGTGCTCGAAGAGATCGAAGCTGCCGTCCGCAACACCGTGAAGGAAATCGGTTACGAACAAACCGGCTTCCACTGGAACAGCTTCCGTTTCGAAAACAATCTGCACGGCCAGTCCGCGGAAATCGCGATGGGCGTGGACGAAGGTGCCAACAAGGATGAAGGCGCAGGCGATCAGGGTATCATGTTCGGCTACGCGACTGACGAAACGCCGGGCCTGATGCCGGCCACCCTGTATTACAGCCACAAGATCCTCGAGCGGATGGCGGCCGATCGCCATTCGGGTGCGGCACCGTTCCTGGAACCGGACGCAAAGAGCCAGGTCACGCTGGAATATAAGGACGAGAAGCCGGTTCGCGCGACCGCGCTGGTCGTCTCTACGCAGCACAAGCCGGGCTATTGCCTGCAAGGCGACAACGCCAATCCGGAACTGTATCAGGAACTGCACGCCTATGTGACGAAGGTCCTGACCGAGACGCTCCCGGACGGCTTCGTGACCGAAGAGACCAAGACGTACATCAACCCGACCGGCGCATTCGAGATCGGCGGGCCGGACGGTGATGCGGGCGTCACGGGTCGCAAGATCATCGTCGACACGTACGGCGGGGCAGCTCCGCACGGCGGCGGCGCGTTTTCGGGCAAGGATCCGACGAAGGTCGATCGCTCGGCCGCCTATGTCGCGCGATATCTCGCGAAGAACGTCGTCGCGGCGGGGCTCGCCAAGCGTGTGACGATCCAGCTTTCCTACGCGATCGGCATTGCCGAGCCGCTGTCCGTCTATGTCGATACGCACGGCACCGGCACGGTCGCCGAAGCGAAGCTGGAGGAAGTGCTGCCGCAGCTCGTTCGCCTGACCCCGAAGGGTATCCGCGAACACCTGAAGCTCAACCAGCCGATCTACAAGCGCACCGCAGCCTATGGCCATTTCGGGCGCGATCCCGAGGGTGAAGGCTTCACCTGGGAAAAGACCGATCTGGTCGATGCGCTGAAGGCCGCAGTCGCCTGA
- a CDS encoding DUF2721 domain-containing protein, which produces MFSIPAVTTIAQTIQLSLSPVFMLAGIGALLNVLAGRLSRVVDRARAVEQLHPRSTGPEHDRHVWELRLLNKRISVINASLVLAVSSAVMTCLVVALLFVSELIKLHIGTIVALSFILAMMLLIASLASFLLEVRMSLNAIRIRPELLERDQA; this is translated from the coding sequence ATGTTCTCCATCCCCGCCGTCACCACCATCGCGCAGACGATTCAGCTTTCGCTCAGCCCCGTTTTCATGCTGGCCGGTATCGGCGCGCTGCTGAACGTGCTGGCGGGTCGCTTGTCCCGCGTCGTAGATCGGGCGCGGGCGGTAGAGCAACTCCATCCGCGCTCGACCGGGCCGGAGCACGACCGTCACGTGTGGGAATTGCGGCTGTTGAACAAGCGCATTTCGGTCATCAACGCCTCGCTGGTGCTGGCGGTGTCCAGCGCGGTGATGACCTGCCTCGTCGTCGCGTTGCTGTTCGTATCCGAACTGATCAAGCTGCATATCGGGACGATCGTGGCCCTGTCCTTCATCCTGGCGATGATGCTGCTGATCGCTTCGCTGGCGTCGTTCCTGCTGGAAGTCCGCATGTCGCTGAACGCAATCCGCATCCGGCCGGAATTGCTGGAACGTGATCAAGCCTAG
- the trmB gene encoding tRNA (guanosine(46)-N7)-methyltransferase TrmB yields MNDPTTIRRLYGRRQGHKLRLGQSALVEELLPRISVPETGALDPHTLFGDDRPLQVEIGFGAGEHLAGQASANPDTGFIGCEPFLNGVVGALGHVRDGDLTNVRIHMGDALEVVERLPDASLDRLYLLHPDPWRKARHAKRRMINHGPLDLIASKLKTGGMFRLGTDDPTYCRWSMMIMNARRDFVWQARNPQDFLNRPDDWPETRYERKARRQGREVWYFEYVKAES; encoded by the coding sequence TTGAACGATCCGACGACGATCCGGCGGCTTTACGGTCGCCGACAGGGACATAAGCTTCGCCTCGGCCAGTCCGCACTGGTCGAGGAGTTGCTGCCGCGGATCAGCGTGCCTGAAACGGGCGCGCTCGATCCGCATACGCTGTTCGGCGACGATCGCCCGTTGCAGGTGGAAATCGGTTTCGGCGCCGGCGAGCATCTCGCCGGACAAGCGAGCGCGAACCCCGATACCGGTTTCATCGGGTGCGAACCGTTCCTGAACGGCGTCGTCGGTGCGTTGGGGCACGTCCGTGATGGCGACCTGACCAACGTCCGCATTCATATGGGCGATGCGCTCGAAGTCGTCGAACGGCTTCCCGACGCCAGTCTCGACCGGCTGTACCTTCTGCATCCGGATCCCTGGCGGAAAGCACGGCATGCCAAGCGGCGGATGATCAATCACGGCCCGCTGGATCTGATCGCATCCAAGCTGAAGACCGGCGGGATGTTCCGCCTCGGTACGGACGATCCGACCTATTGCCGCTGGTCGATGATGATCATGAACGCGCGTCGAGACTTCGTCTGGCAGGCACGCAACCCGCAGGACTTCTTGAACCGGCCGGACGACTGGCCCGAGACGAGATACGAGCGCAAGGCGCGCCGACAAGGTCGCGAAGTCTGGTACTTTGAGTACGTTAAAGCAGAATCCTAA
- a CDS encoding PEPxxWA-CTERM sorting domain-containing protein: MSFMSKITTTLAVAAFSAAAIPASAAVVYSVTGDTSGGPVYNRPIADTPPTQISGTGTSVAYNTFLFSPIATGSYTFLLTSTNTAYDPFLVLYASPFNPALPLTNVIAANDDLQGSLALSGFTQTLLAGTVYTAVITGFNNFDFGTYQLTISNAAAVPEPATWGMMLAGFGMVGFGMRRRAKPSVRVTYA, translated from the coding sequence ATGAGTTTCATGTCCAAGATCACGACCACACTCGCAGTTGCAGCATTTTCGGCAGCCGCAATTCCGGCCAGCGCTGCAGTTGTCTACAGCGTCACCGGCGACACCAGCGGCGGCCCCGTCTACAACCGTCCTATCGCGGATACCCCGCCCACGCAGATATCGGGCACGGGTACCAGCGTTGCGTACAACACGTTCCTGTTCTCGCCGATTGCCACCGGCAGCTACACGTTCCTGCTGACCAGCACGAACACAGCCTACGATCCGTTCCTAGTTCTCTACGCTTCGCCGTTCAACCCGGCCTTGCCGCTGACCAATGTGATCGCCGCTAACGACGACCTCCAAGGCAGCCTTGCTTTGTCGGGCTTCACGCAGACGCTGCTGGCCGGCACGGTGTACACCGCGGTCATCACCGGCTTCAACAACTTCGATTTCGGCACGTACCAGCTGACGATTTCGAACGCGGCAGCCGTTCCGGAGCCGGCAACCTGGGGCATGATGCTCGCAGGCTTCGGCATGGTCGGCTTCGGCATGCGCCGTCGCGCAAAGCCTTCGGTACGCGTTACCTACGCCTGA
- a CDS encoding polyhydroxyalkanoic acid system family protein produces MTEPITMDIPHKQGRDAVRAKLDRGVGKIAGVVPGGVVADHRWDGDTLHFTIEGMGQRVASSVEVFEDRVHAVVDLPPFLALFADKIRAKLAKDAPKLLE; encoded by the coding sequence ATGACCGAGCCGATCACGATGGACATACCGCACAAGCAAGGGCGCGACGCGGTACGGGCCAAGCTGGACCGGGGCGTGGGCAAGATCGCCGGGGTCGTTCCGGGCGGCGTCGTTGCGGATCACCGTTGGGATGGGGACACGCTGCACTTCACGATCGAAGGAATGGGTCAGCGCGTTGCAAGCAGCGTGGAGGTTTTCGAAGACCGTGTGCACGCGGTGGTGGACCTGCCGCCGTTCCTGGCGCTGTTCGCCGACAAGATCCGCGCGAAACTCGCCAAGGACGCTCCTAAGTTGCTGGAGTAG
- a CDS encoding PQQ-dependent sugar dehydrogenase, with protein MRKHILIILAILIVIAGGVIFYLTRPDVAQVDFAAVTGAQPKLVQPRAQLLPTVKVADAIGWKDGQKPIAAAGLSVAPFVTGLDHPRWLYRLPNGDVLVAESNSPPRKGGGITGWVMGVLMGKAGAGVPSANRITLVRDSNGDGVAESKSTFMMGLNSPFGMALMGDWLYIGNTDALVRVPYKTGDTAITAKPELVVKLQGGGNHWARNVIADPDGKTLYVTVGSSSNIGENGMDREKYRANILQVYPDAKTFRVYAAGLRNPNGLAFEPHSKQLWTTVNERDMIGSDLAPDYMSQIELGDHFGWPWYYWGGYPDKRVEPTNPALQEYSKRPDYALGPHVAALGLAFAGDAKLGANFANGAFVGEHGSWNRSPVSGYKVVYIPFGANGFPAKGAKPVDVLTGFLNTAGDAQGRPVGVITDASGALLVADDVGNVIWRVTQAR; from the coding sequence ATGCGCAAACATATCCTCATCATCCTCGCCATCCTGATCGTGATAGCCGGAGGCGTGATCTTCTATCTGACCCGCCCGGACGTCGCGCAGGTCGATTTCGCCGCCGTCACCGGTGCGCAGCCGAAGCTGGTCCAGCCCCGCGCGCAATTGCTGCCGACCGTCAAGGTTGCCGACGCGATCGGGTGGAAGGACGGACAGAAGCCGATCGCCGCCGCCGGATTGAGCGTGGCGCCGTTCGTCACCGGCCTGGATCATCCGCGCTGGCTGTACCGCCTGCCCAATGGCGACGTGCTGGTTGCCGAGAGCAATTCGCCACCGCGCAAGGGCGGCGGGATCACCGGTTGGGTAATGGGCGTGCTGATGGGGAAAGCCGGCGCCGGCGTGCCGTCCGCCAACCGAATCACGCTCGTTCGCGACAGCAATGGCGACGGGGTTGCCGAGAGCAAGTCGACCTTCATGATGGGCCTCAACTCGCCATTCGGCATGGCGCTGATGGGCGACTGGCTGTACATCGGCAACACCGACGCGCTCGTCCGCGTACCGTACAAGACCGGCGATACGGCAATCACGGCCAAGCCCGAGCTGGTGGTGAAGCTGCAGGGCGGCGGCAATCACTGGGCGCGCAACGTCATCGCCGATCCCGATGGCAAGACGCTGTACGTGACGGTCGGTTCGTCGAGCAATATCGGCGAAAACGGCATGGACCGCGAGAAATATCGCGCCAACATCCTTCAGGTCTATCCTGACGCGAAGACGTTCCGCGTCTACGCGGCGGGCCTGCGCAATCCCAACGGCCTCGCCTTCGAACCCCACAGCAAGCAGCTTTGGACCACGGTCAACGAACGCGACATGATCGGATCCGATCTCGCGCCGGACTATATGAGCCAGATCGAACTGGGCGATCACTTCGGCTGGCCGTGGTATTATTGGGGCGGCTATCCCGACAAGCGCGTCGAGCCCACCAATCCCGCCTTGCAGGAATATTCGAAGCGCCCGGACTACGCCCTCGGCCCGCACGTCGCGGCGCTCGGCCTGGCATTTGCGGGCGATGCGAAGCTCGGTGCGAACTTCGCGAACGGTGCGTTCGTCGGCGAACACGGATCTTGGAACCGGTCGCCGGTATCGGGCTACAAGGTCGTTTACATCCCGTTCGGCGCCAATGGCTTCCCGGCGAAGGGTGCCAAGCCGGTTGATGTGCTGACCGGATTCCTGAACACGGCGGGCGACGCGCAGGGAAGGCCAGTCGGCGTGATCACCGACGCGAGCGGCGCGCTGCTCGTGGCGGACGATGTCGGCAACGTGATCTGGCGGGTGACGCAGGCCCGGTAG